In Ovis aries strain OAR_USU_Benz2616 breed Rambouillet chromosome 14, ARS-UI_Ramb_v3.0, whole genome shotgun sequence, a single genomic region encodes these proteins:
- the LOC101115820 gene encoding vomeronasal type-1 receptor 1 has translation MFSASLEMGTIFLIQTGIGLMGNISLFCLYNFTLLTGHNLRPIDPILMQLVIANATVLFSKGIPQTLAAFGWRYFLDDTGCKLVFYIHRVATGVSFSTICLFNGFQVIKLKPSIWRWMELRMRALRFIAFCCFLCWIVHILISSCVLIIVKGPLKEKNFSMRNNYGYCSWYMIQGSVGSLYTVMYFSLDITSLGFMVWASSTIVLFLCRHKQRVQHICSNRLSPRPPREARATRTVLILVSSFVTFYTTYVALTIWMTLVANRGQWMVNISVLLATCFPAFSPFVLIIKDTRISQFCFACRARKTLLM, from the coding sequence ATGTTCTCTGCCAGCTTGGAAATGGGGACTATATTCCTCATTCAGACAGGAATTGGCCTCATGGGAAATATCTCCCTCTTTTGTCTTTATAACTTCACTTTGCTCACTGGACATAATTTGAGGCCCATCGACCCAATCCTCATGCAACTGGTCATCGCCAATGCCACAGTTCTTTTCTCTAAAGGCATACCACAGACGCTGGCAGCTTTCGGATGGAGGTATTTCCTGGATGACACTGGATGTAAACTTGTCTTCTATATCCACAGAGTAGCCACGGGAGTTTCCTTTAGCACCATCTGCCTCTTCAATGGCTTCCAGGTCATTAAGCTCAAGCCCAGTATCTGGAGGTGGATGGAACTCCGGATGAGAGCTCTACGATTCATTGCcttctgctgtttcctctgctggATTGTGCATATCTTGATAAGTTCATGTGTTCTTATCATAGTAAAGGGTCCACTGAAGGAGAAGAACTTCAGTATGAGAAATAATTATGGATACTGTTCTTGGTACATGATACAGGGCTCTGTAGGCTCATTATACACAGTCATGTATTTCTCCCTTGATATTACGAGTTTAGGCTTTATGGTTTGGGCCAGTAGCACTATAGTTCTTTTCCTGTGCAGACACAAGCAGCGAGTCCAACACATTTGCAGCAACCGACTCTCCCCCAGACCTCCTCGCGAGGCCAGAGCCACACGCACTGTCCTGATCCTGGTAAGCTCCTTTGTTACATTCTATACAACCTACGTTGCTTTGACAATTTGGATGACTCTAGTTGCAAACCGAGGGCAGTGGATGGTGAACATCTCTGTCCTTTTGGCCACATGTTTTCCAGCATTCAGCCCCTTTGTGCTCATTATCAAGGACACTCGTATCTCTCAGTTCTGCTTTGCCTGTAGGGCAAGGAAAACACTGCTAATGTGA
- the LOC105602036 gene encoding zinc finger protein 211-like: MLGESSYFLNRLQLHILNTIPWAASFMHQTYNCDGVIHSNKVNRILHHHLFFSGSWRGVQDKETPSEEIKPAGVLQFLTPRAGLSPEKTQPCAMCIPVLRNTLYLAEEQGTSGEQKVYTCAACGKEFYFTVHIQQHQKQHVRENRFLCNTERPSFLKTCTVHPAGNFFTYMEIGNDLMANMEVQSQATNTGKKLNNSMECEVVFHSGEGHHSLGEGKIVSSHTDILVEDERVLITEAFCAVNKCEKAGTQRSNLIEHVQVHTGESLTNAASVENFLPVNPVALHIREFALEKGLMSALNVGNLLLIGRTSHHLRLHSREKPYKCNECGKSFPARSSLCHHQRVHTGGKPCEYSECGKLFSWNEHLRDHKKFTLEKSLLGAINVRNLSLVSPVFVIIREFTLKKGLTSAINVGNLLPVGPDFVIIREFTLEKGLMSADCFLDCHVPTESTCPEI; encoded by the exons ATGCTTGGTGAGAGCAGCTACTTCCTCAATAGACTTCAACTTCATATCCTGAACACGATTCCATGGGCTGCTTCTTTCATGCACCAAACGTACAATTGTGATGGTGTCATTCACTCCAATAAAGTCAACCGGATACTTCACCATCACTTGTTTTTTTCAGGTTCTTGGCGTGGAGTCCAGGATAAAGAGACACCATCTGAAGAAATCAAACCTGCAGGGGTGTTACAGTTTCTCACTCCCAGGGCAGGTTTGTCTCCTGAGAAGACCCAACCCTGTGCGATGTGCATCCCAGTCTTGAGAAATACTCTGTACTTGGCTGAAGAGCAAGGAACAAGTGGGGAGCAGAAAGTATACACATGTGCAGCCTGTGGGAAAGAATTCTATTTTACTGTACACATTCAACAGCACCAAAAGCAGCATGTTAGAGAGAATCGTTTCCTATGTAATACTGAGAGACCCTCATTTTTGAAGACCTGCACAGTTCACCCAGCGGGGAATTTCTTTACCTACATGGAGATTGGGAATGACCTCATGGCCAACATGGAAGTTCAGTCACAGGCCACTAATACTGGGaagaaactgaacaacagtatGGAGTGTGAGGTGGTTTTTCACAGTGGAGAAGGTCATCACAGCTTGGGAGAAGGTAAGATAGTTTCCAGTCACACAGACATTCTTGTAGAGGATGAGAGAGTCCTCATTACTGAGGCATTTTGTGCGGTAAACAAATGTGAGAAAGCTGGCACCCAAAGAAGTAACCTCATTGAGCATGTGCAAGTTCACACTGGAGAAAGCCTTACAAATGCAGCCAGTGTGGAAAATTTTTTGCCTGTAAATCCAGTTGCCTTGCACATCAGAGAGTTCGCACTGGAGAAAGGCCTTATGAGTGCCCTGAATGTGGGAAATCTCTTGCTAATAGGTCGAACCTCTCATCACCTGAGACTTCACAGTAGAGAAAAGCCTTATAAGTGCaatgaatgtgggaaatcttttCCTGCTAGGTCAAGCCTTTGTcatcatcagagagttcacactgGAGGAAAGCCTTGTGAGTACAGTGAATGTGGTAAATTGTTCAGCTGGAATGAACATCTCAGAGACCATAAGAAATTCACTCTGGAGAAAAGCCTTTTGGGTGCAATAAATGTGAGAAATCTTTCATTAGTATCTCCAGTCTTTGTcatcatcagagagttcacgcTGAAGAAAGGTCTTACGAGTGCAATAAATGTTGGAAATCTTTTACCAGTAGGTCCGGACTTCGTtatcatcagagagttcacactggagaaaggccTTATGAGTGCA GATTGTTTTCTTGACTGCCACGTGCCTACGGAATCCACCTGTCCAGAAATCTAA